One window of the Gemmatimonas sp. UBA7669 genome contains the following:
- a CDS encoding ABC transporter permease has translation MGKLFAVIEREFMERVRSKWFVLTTLFGPFLFAGLTIGPPILAFRSARAVDVSRMVIVDATQVGAGNGIATELAGGLSSAATPPTVIAVNAGTRTPVVDSLRALLATDRIPAAVIVDDSSMTTGAVRVLLAGGAPLATSERVQRAAERELLRRQIATTGIDVALAERITRFSVSAKVERVLRDGRSGSAQVNIIFGAGVAVLLYIVIVLYGQIVLRGVTEEKQSRVSELVLASVPPRVLLSGKVLGIGGVALLQLGFWTSSLLVLMANRERLLAAFGVAGGSMALPTIGAAELVPLFAYFTLGYVLYAALFAAVGSIVSSEQEAQQAQTPVIMLLVGSMALLQPALADPDGPIARAMSIIPFSSPILMPLRLGLVSVPAADLAMSLSLLSLTAVGAMIAAGRLYRTAMLMYGKRPSLAEVFRWIRNAD, from the coding sequence ATGGGTAAGCTCTTCGCCGTCATCGAGCGCGAGTTCATGGAACGTGTGCGCTCCAAGTGGTTCGTACTCACCACACTCTTCGGCCCGTTTCTCTTTGCCGGTCTCACCATCGGGCCGCCCATTCTGGCGTTTCGCTCGGCGCGCGCCGTGGACGTGTCGCGCATGGTGATTGTCGATGCCACACAGGTGGGCGCCGGCAATGGCATCGCCACGGAGTTGGCCGGTGGACTGAGCAGTGCCGCCACGCCACCCACGGTCATTGCCGTAAACGCCGGAACGCGCACGCCGGTGGTAGACTCCCTGCGCGCGCTGCTTGCCACCGATCGTATTCCGGCCGCGGTCATTGTTGACGACAGCAGCATGACCACTGGCGCGGTGCGCGTGTTGCTGGCTGGCGGCGCCCCTCTTGCCACGTCCGAGCGAGTACAGCGCGCAGCCGAACGCGAGTTGCTGCGGCGGCAGATCGCCACCACCGGTATCGATGTGGCCCTGGCCGAGCGCATTACGCGCTTCTCGGTGAGCGCCAAGGTGGAACGTGTGCTGCGCGATGGCCGCAGTGGCTCGGCCCAGGTCAATATCATCTTCGGCGCCGGTGTGGCCGTCCTGCTGTACATCGTCATCGTGCTGTACGGCCAGATTGTGCTGCGCGGCGTGACGGAAGAGAAACAGTCGCGTGTGTCCGAGCTGGTGCTGGCCAGTGTCCCGCCGCGTGTGCTGCTCTCGGGCAAGGTGCTGGGCATTGGTGGCGTGGCGCTTCTGCAGCTTGGGTTCTGGACTTCGTCGCTGCTGGTGCTCATGGCCAACCGTGAACGGCTGCTGGCGGCGTTTGGTGTGGCCGGCGGCAGCATGGCGCTGCCAACCATTGGCGCCGCCGAGCTGGTCCCGCTGTTTGCGTACTTCACGCTCGGCTATGTGCTGTACGCCGCGTTGTTTGCCGCCGTCGGCAGCATCGTGAGCTCGGAGCAGGAGGCCCAGCAGGCACAGACACCGGTCATCATGCTGCTGGTGGGCAGCATGGCGCTGCTGCAGCCCGCGCTGGCCGACCCCGATGGGCCCATTGCGCGTGCCATGAGCATCATTCCATTCTCGTCGCCTATTCTCATGCCGCTCAGGCTTGGCCTGGTCTCGGTGCCAGCCGCTGATCTGGCAATGTCGCTCTCGCTGCTCTCGCTCACGGCCGTGGGCGCCATGATTGCGGCCGGGCGGCTGTATCGCACGGCCATGCTCATGTACGGCAAGCGGCCGTCA
- a CDS encoding ABC transporter ATP-binding protein, which translates to MTVSTPTLPPALHIDRVRKAYANHVAVRDVSLSVPPGTVYGLLGPNGAGKTTTIRMMLNILRPDSGRITMLGLSAGHPDLLNRVGYLPEERGLYKKMQVRRVLRFLGRLKGLSGADADRRIDHWLERLGLRSSSEDWSQAKVEDLSRGMQQKVQFAGTMLHDPELVVLDEPFSGLDPVNAQALKDSVLDLRRMGRTVIFSTHVMDAAERMCDAVAIIARGEIVADGSLRALKSQYGGANRVLVVFGGNGRDLARPVLEDQRLVATYEDLGQQVEIDLAPDAQAQTLLQALVARDVEIVRFDRLEASLHRIFLDKVGATGVEAGVSGHG; encoded by the coding sequence GTGACTGTGTCCACTCCCACGTTGCCGCCTGCCCTGCACATCGATCGCGTACGCAAGGCGTACGCGAATCATGTGGCCGTGCGCGACGTTTCGCTCTCGGTTCCGCCCGGAACAGTCTACGGTCTGCTCGGCCCCAACGGCGCCGGCAAGACCACGACCATCCGCATGATGCTCAACATCCTCAGGCCGGACAGCGGACGCATCACGATGCTGGGTTTGTCTGCTGGCCACCCTGATCTGCTCAACCGGGTGGGTTACCTGCCGGAGGAGCGAGGCCTGTACAAGAAGATGCAGGTCCGGCGCGTGCTGCGCTTCCTCGGTCGCCTCAAGGGACTGAGTGGTGCCGATGCCGACCGGCGCATTGATCACTGGCTTGAGCGCCTCGGTTTGCGCAGTAGCAGTGAAGACTGGAGTCAGGCCAAGGTGGAAGACCTTTCGCGGGGCATGCAGCAGAAGGTGCAGTTTGCCGGGACCATGCTGCATGATCCGGAGCTGGTGGTGCTCGACGAACCGTTCAGCGGGCTTGACCCGGTCAACGCGCAGGCGCTCAAGGACTCGGTGCTCGACCTGCGCCGAATGGGTCGCACGGTCATCTTCAGCACCCATGTCATGGACGCGGCCGAGCGCATGTGCGATGCGGTGGCGATCATTGCACGCGGCGAAATCGTGGCCGATGGCAGTCTGCGCGCGCTCAAGTCGCAGTATGGGGGCGCCAACCGGGTGCTGGTGGTCTTTGGTGGAAATGGTCGCGACCTGGCTCGTCCGGTCCTCGAGGATCAGCGGCTGGTTGCCACCTACGAAGACCTCGGACAGCAGGTGGAAATCGATCTCGCTCCGGACGCCCAGGCGCAGACGCTGCTCCAGGCGCTGGTCGCCCGCGATGTAGAGATCGTGCGCTTCGACCGCCTCGAGGCGTCGCTGCACCGCATCTTCCTTGACAAGGTGGGCGCCACCGGCGTCGAAGCGGGAGTGAGTGGCCATGGGTAA